Proteins co-encoded in one Synechococcus elongatus PCC 6301 genomic window:
- a CDS encoding DUF3110 domain-containing protein — protein MKVYVLLYNAGTDNEGIHSLSIGDENIILMFEDEDDAQRYAMLLEAQDFQAPIVEAIDREEVEAFCQDSPYQPQLIPRDFRPSNDFERLLLAPPELNREETDWSEDGRSADVADEEADSLPASDLEALRRRLEGLL, from the coding sequence ATGAAGGTCTACGTTCTGCTCTACAACGCGGGCACTGATAACGAGGGGATCCATTCGCTTTCGATCGGGGATGAAAACATCATCCTGATGTTTGAAGACGAGGATGATGCCCAGCGCTACGCCATGTTGCTCGAAGCGCAGGACTTTCAGGCTCCCATTGTCGAAGCGATTGACCGCGAAGAAGTCGAAGCTTTTTGCCAAGACTCCCCCTATCAGCCGCAATTGATTCCCCGGGATTTTCGACCCAGCAATGACTTTGAACGGTTGCTGCTCGCCCCGCCAGAGTTGAATCGCGAGGAAACCGATTGGTCTGAGGATGGTCGTTCGGCAGACGTTGCGGATGAGGAGGCAGACTCACTACCTGCCAGTGATCTCGAAGCATTGCGTCGCCGTCTAGAAGGCTTGCTCTAA
- a CDS encoding DUF1825 family protein, producing the protein MGFFDSEIVQVEARQLFEDYQSLIQLGSDYGKFDREGKRLYINQMEAIMDRYRIFMKRFELSDDFSAKMTVEQLKTQLSQFGMTPQMMFEQMNQTLERMKAQIEP; encoded by the coding sequence ATGGGATTCTTCGACTCCGAAATTGTCCAAGTAGAAGCGCGGCAGTTGTTTGAAGACTATCAGTCGCTGATTCAATTAGGCAGCGACTACGGTAAGTTTGACCGTGAAGGTAAGCGTCTTTATATCAACCAAATGGAAGCGATCATGGATCGCTATCGGATCTTTATGAAGCGATTTGAGTTGTCCGACGATTTTTCAGCCAAGATGACGGTTGAACAACTCAAAACCCAACTAAGTCAGTTTGGAATGACGCCGCAGATGATGTTTGAGCAGATGAATCAAACTCTAGAGCGAATGAAAGCTCAAATTGAGCCCTAG
- the dnaK gene encoding molecular chaperone DnaK, which produces MGRVVGIDLGTTNSVIAVMEGGKPMVIANAEGVRTTPSVVGVSKTGERLVGELARRQLVLNPRNTFANIKRFIGRRYDELTDESKRVPYTVRRDPEGNVRIVCPQLSREFAPEEVAAMILRKLAEEASRYLGEPVTGAVITVPAYFNDSQRQATRDAGRIAGLEVKRILNEPTAASLAYGLDRRDNQTILVFDLGGGTFDVSVLEVGNGVFEVKATSGDTQLGGNDFDRRIVDWLAEQFLEAEGIDLRRDRQALQRLIEAAEKAKIELSGVSVTDINLPFITATEDEPKHLETRLTRSEFEALCEDLLERMMRPLRRALKDARLQPQDIDEVVLVGGSTRMPMVQQLVRSLIGREPNQNVNPDEVVAIGAAIQAGILAGEVKDILLLDVTPLSLGLETIGGVMKKLIPRNTAIPVRRSDIFSTAENNQTMVEIHILQGERQLAEGNKSLGRFKLTGIPPAPRGVPQVQVSFDIDANGILQVSALDKTTGREQTVTIQGASTLSQEEVKRMMKDAELYAQQDRQLKARIEKRNRAQTLIAQSERRLREISLDFGLYFAESKRRRIESTIRELKDYLERQDDRGLDLALAELQDALFDLNQETAARLRDEEGEGFFEPLKQTFASLRGDGNRDFERSWDDRGGDRWDADPWDRSRRSTPSYGYDDRRSPVSDPYRGERWVEEQTSMSRREPVRDRNGGNGSVRPEPAPRRGRPTWEEDQPPRRDRSSQPPAKPASGRRWNDGWDDDDDEWF; this is translated from the coding sequence ATGGGACGAGTCGTAGGCATTGACCTCGGAACGACGAACTCCGTTATTGCCGTGATGGAAGGCGGCAAGCCGATGGTGATCGCCAACGCTGAGGGCGTTCGAACAACGCCATCCGTCGTCGGTGTTAGCAAAACTGGCGAGCGATTGGTGGGCGAGTTGGCCCGCCGCCAGTTGGTGCTCAATCCGCGTAATACTTTTGCCAACATCAAACGCTTTATCGGCCGTCGCTACGATGAGCTGACCGACGAATCGAAGCGGGTGCCCTACACGGTGCGCCGCGATCCTGAGGGCAATGTGCGAATTGTTTGCCCCCAGCTCAGCCGCGAGTTCGCGCCGGAAGAAGTAGCGGCGATGATTCTGCGCAAGCTGGCGGAAGAAGCCAGTCGCTATTTGGGTGAGCCAGTTACCGGTGCGGTGATTACGGTTCCGGCCTATTTCAATGACTCCCAGCGCCAAGCCACACGGGATGCCGGTCGGATTGCTGGCCTGGAAGTCAAACGGATTTTGAATGAGCCAACGGCGGCTTCGTTAGCCTATGGCCTCGATCGCCGTGATAACCAAACAATTTTGGTCTTTGACTTGGGTGGCGGCACCTTTGATGTTTCGGTGCTAGAGGTCGGCAACGGTGTCTTCGAAGTCAAAGCCACTAGTGGCGATACCCAGCTGGGTGGTAATGACTTCGATCGCCGCATTGTCGACTGGCTGGCGGAACAGTTCCTCGAAGCGGAAGGCATTGACCTGCGCCGCGATCGCCAAGCCCTGCAGCGTCTGATTGAGGCGGCAGAGAAAGCCAAGATCGAGCTATCGGGCGTCAGCGTCACCGATATCAATCTGCCGTTCATCACGGCTACGGAAGATGAACCGAAGCACTTAGAAACGCGACTGACGCGATCGGAATTTGAAGCGCTCTGCGAAGACTTGCTGGAGCGGATGATGCGGCCGTTGCGTCGAGCCTTGAAAGATGCTCGCTTGCAACCCCAAGACATTGATGAAGTCGTGCTGGTGGGCGGCTCAACCCGCATGCCGATGGTGCAGCAGTTGGTGCGATCGCTGATTGGTCGTGAACCAAACCAGAACGTCAATCCCGATGAAGTTGTCGCGATCGGGGCAGCGATTCAAGCCGGTATTCTGGCGGGCGAAGTCAAGGACATTCTCTTGCTGGATGTGACGCCGCTATCGCTGGGGCTGGAGACGATCGGCGGCGTGATGAAAAAGCTGATCCCGCGTAATACGGCCATTCCCGTGCGGCGATCGGATATTTTCTCCACGGCTGAAAACAATCAGACGATGGTCGAAATCCATATCTTGCAGGGTGAACGTCAGCTAGCGGAGGGGAATAAGTCTCTGGGGCGTTTCAAACTAACGGGCATTCCACCCGCTCCGCGTGGGGTGCCGCAGGTACAGGTGTCGTTTGATATCGACGCCAATGGCATTCTCCAAGTCTCGGCGCTGGATAAGACAACTGGACGGGAGCAAACGGTCACGATTCAAGGGGCATCGACGCTGTCTCAGGAAGAAGTGAAGCGGATGATGAAGGATGCCGAACTCTATGCCCAGCAAGATCGGCAACTGAAAGCGCGGATTGAGAAGCGGAATCGTGCCCAAACCCTGATCGCTCAATCAGAGCGTCGCCTGCGGGAAATTTCCCTCGACTTTGGCCTCTACTTTGCGGAATCGAAGCGCCGCCGCATTGAAAGCACGATTCGCGAGTTGAAGGACTACCTTGAACGCCAAGACGATCGCGGTTTGGATTTAGCCCTAGCGGAATTGCAGGACGCGCTGTTCGACCTCAATCAAGAGACAGCAGCGCGGCTGCGCGATGAAGAAGGCGAAGGCTTCTTTGAACCGCTCAAGCAGACCTTTGCCAGCCTCCGAGGGGATGGCAATCGCGACTTTGAGCGTAGTTGGGACGATCGCGGTGGCGATCGCTGGGATGCCGATCCGTGGGATCGCAGTCGTCGCAGTACCCCCAGTTACGGTTACGACGATCGCCGCAGCCCCGTCAGCGATCCCTATCGGGGTGAGCGCTGGGTGGAAGAGCAAACCAGCATGAGTCGTCGGGAACCCGTGCGCGATCGCAATGGCGGCAATGGATCTGTTCGCCCGGAACCCGCTCCACGACGCGGCCGACCGACTTGGGAGGAAGACCAACCGCCTCGGCGCGATCGCAGTAGTCAACCCCCGGCTAAACCTGCCTCGGGTCGTCGCTGGAATGATGGCTGGGACGATGACGATGATGAGTGGTTCTAG
- the murQ gene encoding N-acetylmuramic acid 6-phosphate etherase: MDPSLSDRGHLLTEQANPASQALDQLSPLELVDLFNQEDQHCLAAVAQAREAIAQAIEYAAQAIARGGRLFYIGAGTSGRLGVLDAAECPPTFCSDPEQVQGILAGGSAAMFRSSEGLEDRAEDGAVAIAEYQIGPRDFILGITAGGTTPYVHGALEAARSAGAKTGFLACVPADQVAIAVDVDIRVPVGPEILAGSTRLKAGTVTKMVLNQISTGAMVRIGKVYGNRMVDVAVTNRKLEDRALRILSDLLSIDRQQAAALLGANERSVKQALLQHWTGLEPAEAAALLTEHQGHLRAAVTAFSSLR; encoded by the coding sequence ATGGATCCATCCCTGAGCGATCGTGGTCATTTACTGACGGAACAGGCCAATCCAGCTAGTCAAGCACTGGATCAGCTATCTCCCTTAGAGCTCGTGGATCTGTTCAATCAGGAGGATCAGCACTGCCTAGCGGCGGTGGCGCAGGCCCGCGAAGCGATCGCCCAAGCGATTGAGTACGCAGCGCAAGCGATCGCCCGAGGGGGACGGTTGTTCTACATCGGGGCTGGAACCAGTGGGCGCTTGGGTGTCTTGGATGCGGCTGAATGCCCACCCACTTTTTGCAGTGATCCCGAGCAGGTGCAGGGCATCTTGGCTGGCGGTTCGGCCGCCATGTTTCGCAGTTCCGAGGGACTAGAAGATCGGGCTGAAGATGGGGCAGTGGCGATCGCGGAATACCAGATCGGTCCTCGCGATTTCATTCTGGGAATCACAGCAGGCGGCACCACGCCCTACGTTCATGGCGCTTTAGAAGCAGCACGATCGGCGGGCGCCAAGACTGGATTTTTGGCTTGTGTTCCCGCCGATCAAGTGGCGATCGCGGTGGATGTCGATATTCGCGTGCCGGTCGGGCCCGAGATTTTGGCCGGGTCTACGCGACTGAAAGCCGGCACGGTCACCAAGATGGTGCTCAACCAAATTTCGACGGGCGCGATGGTGCGGATCGGCAAGGTCTACGGCAATCGCATGGTGGATGTGGCGGTTACCAACCGCAAACTGGAAGACCGGGCGCTGCGGATTCTTTCAGATCTACTGTCCATTGATCGCCAACAAGCAGCTGCATTGCTCGGTGCGAATGAGCGATCGGTCAAACAAGCGCTTCTCCAGCATTGGACTGGCTTAGAACCTGCAGAAGCTGCCGCTCTACTGACCGAGCACCAGGGCCATTTACGCGCTGCTGTCACGGCCTTCTCGTCACTTCGGTAG
- a CDS encoding metal ABC transporter solute-binding protein, Zn/Mn family, with amino-acid sequence MVVSTTILTDLTQRIGGDAITVTGLLQPGDDPHVYEPVPRDTVTLAKANLIILNGYNLEPKIEKLVTGVDSSAAILRAGEAIAPLKLGKAPDPHVWGSARNGMQMAQSIQRKLCELQPQSCPQFQANTQMLLQDLTQLDQWIRQQITTIPNSQRQLVTTHDAFQYYSQAYQLPVLGTLIGISTEEQPSARTVQTLANAIRETGVPVIFTETTTNSSLLATVAMEASVRLSRQPLYADAIGPAGSRADSYIKMLATNTQIIVEELGGIVTPFPNN; translated from the coding sequence GTGGTTGTCAGCACAACTATTCTGACCGATCTCACCCAGCGGATTGGCGGCGATGCCATCACCGTGACCGGTTTATTGCAACCTGGCGATGACCCTCACGTCTATGAGCCCGTACCCCGTGATACCGTTACCCTCGCGAAGGCGAACCTCATCATTCTCAATGGCTACAACCTCGAACCCAAGATTGAAAAACTGGTTACAGGTGTCGACAGTTCAGCGGCAATCTTGAGAGCTGGAGAGGCGATCGCCCCTCTCAAGCTAGGCAAGGCGCCGGACCCTCACGTTTGGGGGAGTGCTCGCAATGGCATGCAGATGGCTCAATCCATCCAGCGAAAACTCTGTGAATTACAGCCCCAGAGTTGTCCACAGTTTCAAGCCAATACTCAAATGCTTTTGCAGGATTTGACTCAACTGGATCAGTGGATTCGTCAGCAAATTACCACAATCCCTAACTCCCAGCGGCAACTCGTCACAACCCACGATGCCTTTCAGTACTACTCTCAAGCCTACCAACTGCCAGTCCTTGGTACGCTCATCGGCATCAGCACGGAGGAACAGCCCAGCGCTCGCACCGTCCAAACCCTAGCCAACGCGATTCGAGAGACTGGCGTTCCTGTCATCTTTACTGAAACCACAACCAATTCCAGCTTGCTAGCCACCGTGGCTATGGAAGCTAGTGTTCGTTTATCTCGCCAACCGCTCTATGCTGATGCGATCGGGCCAGCAGGCAGTAGAGCTGACAGCTACATCAAAATGCTTGCCACTAATACTCAGATCATTGTTGAAGAATTAGGCGGGATAGTAACGCCTTTCCCCAATAACTAA
- a CDS encoding transglycosylase domain-containing protein, whose translation MSSLTTPQLPRPRSRRKWPLRLVYGSSAIAIGAVLGLALSFRNLPDVRLLRRYVPSQTTYIYDINGELIAALHDEANRETVPLNQISPKLQQSVLAIEDSNFYDHPGINPIGIGRAIVANFSSGGVVEGGSTLTMQLVKNLFLTPDRNFGRKLSEAVLALRLEQVISKDRILELYLNQVYWGRNLYGVEMASRSYFNKSAANLDWAEASFLAGLIAAPEFYTPFDERDRLSPQRLERAKERQRLVLQRLVEIGQLSPSAASAAAAEPLKFGEISSFRPSSAPYVSDAVIQELAQQFGRSAVVQGGLRVQTTIDLRMQRLAEKVIQENYQRNRRAGLRADEMALVAIDPRTHFIKAMVGGVDYRTSQYNRVTQARRQPGSAFKPFVFYAALATGKYRPNSSIADTPVTYQLGAETYSPQNYDRSFAGNMSLTSALAQSRNIPAVRLGQTVGLDRVIEICRRIGISSPMQPVVSLPLGAIGVTPLELTNAYATLASGGWYAPPTLILQVRDSQGRRLLDHTPRPQPELQSKAVAQLNQMMQAVVTSGTGRAAQFNRPVAGKTGTTSDERDIWFVGYTPDLAASVWLGNDDNSKIGGGATGGAIAAPIWREFMQQALAQQPVESFPKP comes from the coding sequence ATGAGCAGCCTGACAACACCACAATTACCCCGACCGCGATCGCGGCGAAAATGGCCGCTGCGCCTTGTCTATGGCAGCAGTGCGATCGCGATCGGGGCTGTACTGGGACTAGCCCTCAGCTTTCGGAACTTGCCTGACGTACGGCTGCTGCGGCGCTACGTGCCCAGCCAGACCACCTACATCTACGACATCAACGGTGAGTTGATCGCTGCGCTCCACGACGAAGCCAATCGGGAGACAGTCCCACTCAACCAAATTTCGCCGAAGTTGCAGCAGTCGGTTCTCGCGATCGAAGACAGTAATTTCTATGACCATCCCGGCATTAACCCGATCGGCATTGGCCGCGCGATCGTCGCCAACTTTAGTTCTGGGGGCGTGGTCGAGGGCGGTTCAACCTTAACCATGCAGTTGGTCAAAAACCTGTTTCTAACGCCCGATCGCAACTTTGGCCGCAAGCTCAGTGAAGCGGTATTAGCGCTGCGCCTCGAGCAAGTCATCAGCAAAGACCGGATCCTGGAACTCTATCTCAACCAGGTTTACTGGGGGCGCAACCTTTACGGGGTGGAGATGGCATCCCGCAGCTATTTCAATAAGTCTGCCGCCAACTTGGATTGGGCAGAGGCGAGCTTCTTAGCCGGTTTGATTGCGGCTCCAGAGTTCTACACCCCCTTTGATGAGCGCGATCGCCTCAGTCCCCAGCGACTCGAACGGGCCAAAGAGCGACAACGGCTGGTGTTGCAGCGACTGGTTGAGATCGGCCAGCTCAGCCCCAGTGCCGCTAGTGCTGCAGCTGCTGAACCCCTGAAATTTGGTGAAATCAGCTCTTTTCGACCGAGCAGCGCTCCCTACGTCAGCGATGCAGTGATTCAGGAACTCGCCCAACAGTTTGGCCGCAGTGCAGTGGTTCAAGGAGGCCTGCGTGTCCAAACCACGATCGACCTGCGGATGCAGCGACTGGCCGAAAAGGTCATTCAGGAAAACTATCAGCGCAATCGCCGTGCAGGCTTACGGGCTGACGAAATGGCTCTTGTCGCGATCGATCCACGTACCCACTTCATCAAAGCCATGGTGGGTGGCGTGGACTACCGCACCAGTCAGTACAACCGTGTGACCCAAGCGCGTCGTCAGCCCGGTTCTGCCTTTAAGCCTTTTGTCTTCTACGCAGCCCTCGCCACAGGCAAATATAGGCCCAATAGCTCGATCGCAGATACCCCTGTCACCTATCAGCTAGGGGCAGAAACCTATTCCCCTCAGAACTACGATCGCAGTTTTGCCGGCAACATGAGTCTGACCAGTGCTCTGGCGCAGTCCCGCAATATTCCCGCTGTGCGCCTCGGTCAAACAGTCGGCCTTGATCGCGTCATCGAAATTTGTCGCCGTATTGGCATTAGTAGCCCGATGCAGCCAGTCGTCTCTCTGCCCCTCGGGGCGATCGGGGTCACGCCGCTAGAACTGACGAACGCTTATGCAACGCTGGCTAGCGGGGGTTGGTACGCGCCACCGACCCTCATCCTGCAAGTGCGCGATAGCCAAGGTCGACGCTTACTGGACCATACGCCTCGGCCTCAGCCAGAACTGCAGTCGAAGGCAGTGGCCCAGCTCAATCAGATGATGCAGGCCGTGGTCACTAGCGGTACGGGCAGAGCGGCTCAGTTCAATCGCCCCGTGGCTGGCAAAACTGGCACAACATCTGATGAACGGGATATCTGGTTTGTGGGCTACACCCCAGATCTTGCGGCTTCTGTTTGGTTGGGCAACGATGACAACAGCAAAATTGGGGGCGGGGCAACCGGCGGCGCGATCGCCGCACCGATTTGGCGAGAATTTATGCAACAAGCCCTCGCCCAACAGCCAGTTGAGTCGTTTCCAAAGCCCTAA
- a CDS encoding metal ABC transporter ATP-binding protein → MSQASAPNPPTLQAHHLSASYRDREVLQDVNLQLRAGQVVGIVGPNGAGKSTFLKALLGLVPHQGEVFWRGLPLASRLPHVAYVPQRAQVDFDYPATVWDVVLMGRVAQTGWLRRFSAASQQAAKAALDRVELWDLRSRPIGELSGGQQQRVFIARSLAQEAELFLLDEPFAGIDRRSEGLLYEILRDLAQQGHGVVVVHHDLGQAIQQFDELVLLNQRVIAQGHPRLVLQPDHLARAYGARLDITRYEAA, encoded by the coding sequence ATGTCCCAGGCTTCCGCTCCTAACCCGCCTACGCTGCAGGCGCATCATCTGAGTGCTAGCTATCGCGATCGCGAGGTGTTGCAGGACGTTAATCTCCAGTTGCGAGCTGGCCAAGTGGTCGGCATTGTGGGGCCGAATGGGGCTGGTAAGAGTACCTTTCTTAAGGCGTTGCTGGGACTTGTGCCTCACCAGGGTGAGGTTTTTTGGCGTGGGCTACCTCTCGCAAGTCGGCTACCACATGTCGCCTATGTTCCCCAGCGGGCTCAGGTGGATTTTGATTACCCAGCAACAGTCTGGGATGTGGTCCTCATGGGGCGAGTGGCTCAGACGGGCTGGCTCCGGCGGTTCTCTGCTGCCAGTCAACAAGCAGCTAAGGCTGCGTTAGATCGTGTGGAATTGTGGGATTTGCGATCGCGACCAATTGGGGAACTGTCTGGCGGTCAGCAGCAGCGGGTTTTTATCGCGCGATCGCTCGCTCAAGAGGCCGAGCTATTCCTGTTGGATGAGCCCTTCGCTGGCATCGATCGCCGGAGCGAGGGCTTACTCTATGAAATTTTGCGGGATTTGGCACAGCAAGGACATGGCGTTGTGGTCGTGCATCATGATTTAGGCCAAGCCATTCAGCAATTTGATGAACTGGTGCTGCTGAATCAGCGTGTGATTGCTCAGGGGCATCCGCGCTTGGTCTTGCAGCCTGACCATTTAGCTCGAGCCTATGGAGCGCGCTTGGATATAACTCGGTACGAGGCAGCCTAG
- a CDS encoding metal ABC transporter permease, producing the protein MEVLLEPLQYAFMQRSLAVALLIGILGAMAGSYLMVQRLALLGDAISHSVLAGLAAAFAMGLPLAFGAFVAGLLSAASIDLIRTRSPLKADAAMGIVLSAFFALGVTLITLIQKQNKIDLNHFLFGNLLAVSPADLRDTAIVAGLVAIAIVLFHKELQFYCFDRLAAQAAGLPVRWFDLGLTVILAMTIVVAMKAVGVLLVIAMLITPPATAYLWVRRFVPMMLLAIAIGSGSSLVGLYLSFFWDLPSGPAIVLVASVVFVVTLLINPRRNSRKQR; encoded by the coding sequence ATGGAGGTCTTGTTGGAACCGTTGCAATACGCTTTTATGCAGCGATCGCTCGCGGTTGCGCTGCTGATTGGCATTTTGGGAGCCATGGCAGGCAGTTATTTGATGGTGCAGCGTTTGGCGTTGCTCGGTGATGCAATCAGTCATTCTGTCTTAGCCGGTTTAGCAGCTGCCTTTGCTATGGGATTACCGCTCGCTTTTGGCGCATTCGTTGCAGGGCTATTGAGTGCTGCTTCGATTGATCTAATTCGGACACGATCGCCACTCAAAGCAGATGCTGCAATGGGGATTGTGCTCTCAGCTTTCTTTGCCTTGGGTGTGACTTTAATCACCCTAATTCAGAAGCAAAACAAGATTGATCTCAACCATTTCCTGTTTGGCAACTTACTGGCAGTTAGTCCGGCGGATCTCCGTGATACTGCTATCGTGGCTGGACTAGTAGCGATCGCGATTGTGCTCTTTCATAAGGAGCTGCAGTTCTATTGCTTCGATCGGCTAGCTGCCCAAGCAGCAGGTCTGCCTGTGCGCTGGTTTGACTTAGGCCTCACGGTGATTTTGGCAATGACCATTGTGGTCGCCATGAAAGCAGTTGGAGTTCTGCTCGTCATTGCGATGCTGATTACTCCACCGGCGACGGCTTACCTGTGGGTGCGGCGCTTTGTGCCAATGATGCTGTTGGCGATCGCGATCGGGAGTGGTTCCAGTCTCGTCGGTCTTTACCTCAGCTTCTTCTGGGATTTGCCCTCGGGGCCAGCCATTGTTCTGGTGGCTTCCGTCGTCTTTGTGGTCACCCTCCTCATCAATCCTCGCCGCAATTCGCGCAAGCAACGATAG
- a CDS encoding site-2 protease family protein: MPLENATPILLLLGAIALIGWGFWRRRGLGKLGVLANIQSLALVSPWLLFFGLSLFGIYLRLTVVLSLLVVMTVTYILLGRQIRQLSQDPEIQAQMRDRLAAMAARNTPTSPDRSPESEALTLEDDNQPHPLPADDLQQIKGIFGVDTFFATETIPYQEGAIFKGNLRGEAMVVQPRLAQLLKERLGDRYRLFLINDPSDRPAVVVLPSTACEPPKVLPAQYVLAVLLAGFTLWTCFLRGAEQLYPNLDILLAPERLKDAAPLAIGLAALLGSRELAHRWMADRYQARLSPPYFLPSAELGGYGAYFRLQSILRNRTELFDIAAAGPLVGGGLSLLVFVVGLLLSGTADTTGLPLPSQLLQSSVLIGLLARTVLGNAVQQTQLLVHPLAIVGWTGLIVNALNLIPIGQLSGGRLVQAVYGRKVAGRLGTFALLILAIAAFTNVIAFYWGVLVLLFQRQPERPSAEELSEPDDTRSAVCLLLLFLAIPVLLPLSPSVAGRLGIGLEQVHAPSRKNFSLRGLTRLGELGRLIKRR, encoded by the coding sequence ATGCCGCTCGAAAATGCCACGCCGATTCTGCTGCTCCTAGGAGCGATCGCGCTGATTGGCTGGGGCTTCTGGCGACGGCGCGGTCTCGGTAAATTAGGCGTTCTAGCCAACATTCAGTCCTTGGCTTTGGTCTCGCCTTGGCTGCTCTTTTTTGGGCTGTCTCTGTTTGGCATCTACCTGCGGCTGACGGTTGTGCTCAGTCTGCTGGTGGTAATGACCGTGACTTATATCCTGCTGGGGCGACAAATTCGGCAGCTCAGCCAAGATCCTGAAATTCAGGCCCAGATGCGCGATCGCCTGGCTGCTATGGCGGCTCGCAATACTCCCACCTCACCCGATCGATCGCCAGAGTCCGAGGCTCTCACTCTGGAAGACGACAATCAGCCCCATCCTCTGCCCGCCGATGACCTTCAGCAAATCAAAGGCATCTTCGGTGTCGATACTTTCTTTGCGACGGAAACGATTCCTTACCAGGAAGGCGCCATCTTCAAAGGCAACTTGCGTGGTGAAGCAATGGTGGTTCAGCCTCGACTGGCTCAGCTCTTGAAAGAGCGCCTCGGCGATCGCTACCGGCTGTTCCTGATCAACGATCCCAGCGATCGCCCTGCGGTTGTCGTTTTGCCCAGTACCGCTTGCGAACCTCCCAAAGTGCTGCCGGCTCAATATGTTTTGGCGGTACTGCTGGCTGGCTTTACCCTCTGGACTTGTTTTCTGCGAGGGGCCGAGCAACTCTATCCCAACCTTGACATTCTCCTAGCGCCCGAACGGCTCAAGGATGCTGCTCCCCTCGCGATCGGTCTAGCGGCACTGCTGGGCTCGCGGGAACTGGCCCATCGTTGGATGGCTGATCGCTACCAAGCCCGACTCAGCCCGCCCTATTTCCTGCCCTCAGCAGAACTCGGTGGTTATGGTGCTTACTTCCGCTTGCAGTCAATTCTGCGCAACCGCACAGAGCTGTTTGACATTGCCGCTGCTGGTCCATTGGTTGGAGGTGGCCTGTCGCTCCTGGTGTTTGTGGTCGGCTTGCTGCTCTCCGGCACCGCCGACACGACCGGGTTACCGCTGCCTAGTCAACTGCTCCAAAGTTCAGTCCTGATTGGTCTCTTGGCTCGTACTGTTCTCGGTAATGCGGTGCAGCAGACTCAGCTTCTCGTGCATCCCCTCGCGATCGTGGGTTGGACGGGGCTGATTGTGAATGCTCTCAACCTCATTCCAATCGGACAGCTTAGCGGCGGTCGTCTGGTTCAAGCGGTCTATGGCCGTAAGGTGGCGGGGCGTCTCGGGACCTTCGCGCTGTTGATTTTGGCGATCGCTGCTTTCACCAATGTCATCGCCTTCTACTGGGGCGTCTTGGTACTCCTGTTCCAGCGTCAGCCAGAACGTCCTTCCGCCGAAGAACTCTCGGAGCCAGACGACACGCGATCGGCAGTCTGTTTACTGCTGCTCTTTTTAGCGATCCCAGTTCTCCTTCCCCTGTCTCCCAGCGTCGCAGGACGCCTCGGAATCGGCTTGGAGCAAGTCCACGCCCCATCCCGAAAAAATTTTTCTCTGAGGGGGTTGACGCGACTAGGCGAGTTAGGTAGATTAATTAAGCGCCGGTGA
- a CDS encoding DnaJ C-terminal domain-containing protein: MTRSASPMQNFRDYYALLGIPQSADQAAIKAAFRKLARQCHPDLNPGDRQAEERFKQISEAYEILSDPDRRAEYQRFSRYWQQQGAASVGSDDDYGDFPDFDIFVDELLGRRTVERSPRRSARRSAATSSALSRDLERSLEVDPKTALQGGSAQLQLEDGRLLEVDIPAGIQAGEYLRLRGQGIKGGDLLLRVQLQASNFQVQGSDVIYTLNVSPAMAVLGGQVTVPTLDGPVQMKLPASLRSGQRLRLAGKGYSKPSGDRGDQIVVIQLQLPTRLSPEERQLYEQLRSLEQSR, from the coding sequence ATGACTCGTTCTGCGTCGCCCATGCAAAATTTTCGCGACTACTATGCCCTCCTGGGGATCCCTCAGTCGGCGGATCAGGCTGCAATTAAAGCAGCCTTTCGCAAGCTGGCACGCCAGTGCCATCCCGACCTCAATCCGGGCGATCGCCAAGCTGAGGAGCGGTTCAAGCAGATCAGTGAAGCCTACGAGATCCTTTCAGATCCTGATCGCCGCGCCGAATATCAGCGCTTTAGCCGCTATTGGCAACAACAGGGTGCTGCATCCGTAGGGAGTGACGATGACTACGGCGATTTCCCTGACTTCGACATTTTTGTCGATGAACTCTTGGGGCGTCGCACCGTTGAGCGATCGCCACGTCGTTCTGCCCGCCGCTCGGCTGCGACCTCATCGGCTCTGTCACGAGATCTTGAGCGATCGCTAGAAGTGGATCCCAAGACTGCGTTGCAGGGTGGTTCAGCTCAGCTACAACTGGAAGATGGTCGCTTGCTAGAGGTGGATATTCCGGCTGGAATCCAAGCGGGTGAATATCTGCGGCTGCGGGGGCAAGGCATCAAGGGTGGTGATTTGCTGCTACGGGTGCAACTGCAGGCTTCGAATTTTCAGGTTCAAGGGTCAGATGTGATCTACACCCTGAACGTCAGTCCTGCTATGGCGGTACTCGGTGGACAGGTCACTGTTCCAACTTTGGATGGCCCTGTGCAGATGAAATTGCCTGCTTCCTTGCGGTCGGGACAACGCCTGCGCTTGGCTGGCAAGGGCTACAGCAAACCCAGTGGTGATCGCGGTGATCAAATCGTGGTGATTCAGCTGCAACTGCCCACGCGCCTCAGCCCCGAAGAACGCCAGCTTTACGAACAACTGCGATCGCTCGAACAATCGCGTTGA